From the bacterium genome, one window contains:
- a CDS encoding 4Fe-4S dicluster domain-containing protein, translating to MAYVITRLCRDCVDTACVAVCPVDCIYRYTGDDRASFPNQLYIHPDECIDCGACEPECPWQAIFEEAAVPTVFADDVKLNAAMVDNRDSFEVSPHEEKPKPSAEQIEANKKKWSWAG from the coding sequence ATGGCTTACGTGATCACTCGCCTGTGTCGCGACTGCGTGGACACCGCCTGCGTGGCGGTGTGCCCGGTCGACTGCATCTATCGCTACACCGGCGATGACAGGGCCAGTTTCCCGAACCAGCTCTACATCCACCCGGACGAGTGCATCGACTGCGGCGCCTGCGAGCCGGAGTGCCCGTGGCAGGCGATCTTCGAGGAGGCGGCGGTGCCGACGGTCTTCGCCGACGACGTCAAGCTGAACGCCGCGATGGTCGACAATCGCGACAGCTTCGAGGTGTCGCCGCACGAGGAAAAGCCGAAGCCGAGCGCCGAGCAGATCGAGGCCAACAAGAAGAAGTGGAGTTGGGCGGGCTGA